CGACTGCTGTCGATGACGATCTCGCCGATCCAGACCGAGCACGGGACGATCACCGGCTACCTGTGTGCGGCGCGGGACGTCACCGAGCGCGTGCAGGCCGAGCAGGCGCTGCAGACGGCGCTGGCCCACGAGCAGGAGGCGGTCGAGCGGCTCAAGGCCGTCGACGGGGTCAAGGACCAGTTCGTCGCGACCGTGAGCCACGAGCTGCGGACCCCGATGGCGAGCATCATCGGCTACACCGAGATGCTGCAGGACGCCCTCGCCGACCACCCGAACGCCCGGGCGCTGCTCGACTTCCTCGACCGGATCGACCGCAACGGCAACCGGATGCTCGTGCTGATCCAGGACCTGCTGACCCTGTCGCGGGTCGAGTCGCACGACCTCGAGCTGGTCCCCGAGGTCGTCGACCTCCGCGACCTGGTCACCGGTGCCTACGACGACCTCCGCACCCGCCTCGGCGACCGTCGCCTCGACGTCTCGCTGCGGGTGCCACCCTCCCCGGTGACCACCGAGTGCGACCCGCGCATGATCGAGCAGGTCATCACCAACCTCATGAGCAACGCGGTCAAGTTCACCCCCGACGGCGGGCGGATCATGATCTCGCTCCGCTCCAACGGCACCACCAGCCGCTTCGTGGTGAGCGACAACGGTCTGGGCATCTCCGAGACCGACCAGGAGCGCCTGTTCAGCCGCTTCTTCCGGACCTTCGAGGCGGAGACACGCCAGATCCAGGGGTCTGGACTCGGCCTCACGATCGTGCAGGCGATCGTCGCGGTGCACGGCGGCTCGATCACCGTCGACAGCGCGGTCGGGCGCGGCTCCACCTTTGCCGTCGAGCTGCCGTGCCGGCTCGACGACGCGGCTCGCGAACCGGCATGGGAGCAGGGTGCTCCGCTCGTCTCCTAGGCTGGTGGCATGACCGGCGACGAGGACTGCGTCTTCTGCAAGATCGTGTCGGGGGAGATCCCCGGTGACGTCGTCCTCTCGACCGACGAGGTCGTCGCCTTCCGCGACCTCCAACCCGTGGCGCCCACCCACGTCCTGGTGGTGCCGCGGGCCCACGCTCCCGATGCCGCCGCCACCGCGGCTGACGACCCGGCCCTTCTGGGCGCACTGGTCTCGGCCGGCGCCGAGGTGGCCCGTCAGGAGGGGGTCAGCGACTACCGCCTCGTGCTCAACACCGGCGCCGAGGCGGGCCAGAGCGTCTTCCACACCCACTTGCACGTCCTCGGGGGTCGCGCCTTCAGCTGGCCGCCCGGGTGAGGATCGTGGGGACCCGCAGGCTGCTGGTGGCGACCGCGCTGGGTGCGCTGCTCCTGACCGGCTGCGCGGCCGAGGGGCCCGCGCCGCGGGCCTCCCAGGACGAGCCCACCCCGCCCGCGACCGCGGAGGCCGAGCCCCCCGAGGTCCACCACGCCGACATCCCGGAGGGTGACTCGCGCCCGCTGCGCGAGGGCGAGCGCCGGCTCACCCTCCGGATGCCTGCCGCCTACACCCCGAGCGCCCCCCACGGGGCGGGGTCCGACGACTACCGCTGCTTCCTGCTCGACCCCCGCCTGCGCCAGGACAGCTACCTGACCGGCACCCACGTCATCCCGGGCAACCGCGAGGTGGTCCACCACGTGATCCTGTTCCGGGTCCCGCCCGAGCAGGTCGAGCGGGCCCGGACGCGTGACGACCTCGACGACGGGCCGGGCTGGACCTGCTTCGGCGGCACCGGGGTCGACGACGTCACCGACGTCGACGACGCCGGCTGGCTGGGCGCGTGGGCACCGGGTGGTGAGGAGTCGGTGCACCGCCGCGGGCTCGGCGTACCGCTCGAGGCCGGCAGCCAGATCGTGATGCAGGTGCACTACAACCTGCTGGCCGGCGACGAACCCGACGCCTCGGCGACCCAGCTCCGGCTGGCACCGGGCGACGCGGACATCACCGGCCTGGGCACCATGCTCCTGCCCGGCCCCGTCGAGCTGCCCTGCCGGAAGGGCCACCGTGGCTCGCCGCTCTGTGACCGCGACGCGGCCCTCGCCGACGTCCAGGAGCGTTTCGGCCCCCGGGCGGGGGCGACCGCCAACCTGCTCCACCTCCTGTGCGGCTCGAAGCCGCGCCCCGGCAACACCCAGTCCTGCACCCGCACGCTGTCGGAGCCGATGACCGTCCACGGGGTGGCGGGCCACATGCACCTGCTCGGACGCAGCATCACCATCGAGACGAACGCCGGCACCGACCGGGCCCGGACCCTGCTCGACATCCCCGTCTGGGACTTCGACGACCAGGGTGCTCGTCCGACCGAGCCGGTGAGGCTCTCCGCCTTCGACCAGGTCACGGTCACCTGCCGTCACGTCCAGTGGCTGCGCGACCGGTTGCCGGCCTTCGAGGGGCAGGACGAGCGCTACGTGCTGTGGGGCGAGGGGACCACCGACGAGATGTGTCTCGGCATCCTGCAGGTCACCCGCCCGTGACGAGTGGGATCCACCCCGCCCGCGTGCGTAGCATGGAAGCCCCATGACTGACACCCAGAACACGCCCGGACGTGGCGCCACCAGCACCCACCACACCGTGGTCGTCCCCAACAGCATCGACATGGTCAGCCTGCTCGGGCCCGGCGACGAGCACCTCGCGCTGCTCGAGCGCGCCTTCGACGCCGAGGTCCACGTGCGCGGCAACCGCATCACGCTGCACGGCGAGCCCGGTGAGGTCGCCCTCGCCGAGCGGCTCCTCGACGAGCTCGTGACCATCATCCGCACCGGCCAGGGCCTCAGCACCGAGACGGTCGAGCGGGTGCTCGCGATGCTGCGCGCCGAGACCACCGAGCGGCCCGCCGACGTGCTCTCGCTCAACATCCTGTCCAACCGCGGGCGCTCCATCCGGCCCAAGACGCTCAACCAGAAGCGCTACGTCGACTCCATCGACAAGCACACGATCACCTTCGGCATCGGCCCGGCCGGCACCGGCAAGACCTACCTGGCGATGGCCAAGGCGGTGCAGGCGCTCCAGGGCAAGGACGTCAACCGGATCATCCTGACCCGCCCCGCGGTCGAGGCGGGGGAGCGGCTGGGCTTCCTGCCGGGCACGCTCAGCGAGAAGATCGACCCCTACCTGCGGCCGCTCTACGACGCCCTCCACGACATGATCGACCCCGACTCGATCCCCAAGCTGCTCGCGGCGGGGACGATCGAGGTGGCGCCGCTGGCCTACATGAGGGGCCGCACCCTCAACGACGCGTTCGTGATCCTCGACGAGGCCCAGAACACCACGCCCGAGCAGATGAAGATGTTCCTCACCCGGCTCGGCTTCGGCTCCAAGATCGTGGTCACCGGTGACGTGACCCAGATCGACCTCCCGGGCGGCACCCGCTCGGGGCTCCGCGTCGTCGAGGACATCCTCACCGGCGTGGAGGACGTGGTGTTCAACCGGCTGACCAGCCACGACGTCGTCCGCCACAAGCTCGTCGGCCGGATCGTCGCGGCCTACGACGAGTTCGACGCCCGCGGCGACGGCGCCCGGGGCGATGCGGGTCGGGACGGGCGCGGCCGGTGAGCATCGAGATCATCGACGAGTCCGGCCACGGTCTCGACGTACGCCGCCTCGCCGGTCTGTCGCGCTTCGTGATGGACCAGATGCGGGTCCACCCGCAGGCGGAGCTCTGCATCAAGGCCGTCGACGAGCCGACCATCGCCCAGCTCAACGGGCAGTGGATGGAGAAGGAGGGTCCCACCGACGTGCTGGCGTTCCCGATCGACGAGCTGCGGCCCGGGCTGGTCGACGCGGAGCCGGAGGAGGGCGTGCTCGGCGACCTGGTGCTCTGCCCGGCCGTGGCCGAGCGGCAGGGTGAGCAGGCCGGGCACGGCACCGAGGCCGAGATCGAGCTGCTGACCGTGCACGGGATCCTCCACCTGCTCGGCTACGACCACGCCGAGCCCGAGGAGCACCGCGAGATGTTCGGGCTCCAGGACCAGCTGCTCGCCGGCTGGCGCACCCGCGGCAGCGACCAGCGGTGACCGGCTCCGACCTGTGGCTGCTCGGCGCGGCCGCAGCCCTGGTGGTCCTCGCGGGCGTGTTCTCCGCCGCCGACGCCGCGCTGGCGTCGTACTCCCGCGCCCGCGCCGAGGAGCTCGCCGCCGAGGGACGGGCCGGTGCCCGCCGGCTCGTGGCGCTGCTCGACGACGCCACGCGTCACCTCAACACAGCACTGCTGCTCCGGCTGCTCTGCGAGATCTCGGCGACGGTCCTGGTCACCCAGCTCGTGCGGGACCTGTGGGACGGCGACTTCTGGAAGGCGGCCCTCTCGTCGATCGCGCTCATGCTGGTGGTGTCGTTCGTCGTGATCGGCGTCGGGCCACGCACCCTGGGCCGCCAGCACGCGGAACGGGTCGCCCTCTGGTCGGCCGCGCCCCTCGCCACCGCCACCCGGGTGCTGGGCCCCGTGTCACGGGTGCTGATCATGGTCGGCAACGCGCTGACTCCCGGGCAGGGCTTCCGGGAGGGACCGTTCGCGACCGAGACCGAGCTCCGCGAGCTCGTCGACCTCGCCGAGGCCTCGGCGGTCATCGAGTCCGGCGAGCGCAAGATGATCCACTCGGTCTTCGAGCTCGGCGACACCATCGCCCGCGAGGTGATGGTCCCGCGCAACGACATCGTCTACATCGAGCGCTACAAGAACCTGCGGCAGACCATGTCGCTGTTCCTGCGCAGCGGCTTCTCCCGGATCCCCGTGACCGGGGAGAACCTCGACGACATCCTGGGCTTCGCCTACCTCAAGGATCTCGTGCGCCGCGACTTCGAGGCGCCTGACGTCGAGTTCACCCAGCGCGTGGAGGAGGTGATGCGGCCGGCGATCTACGTGCCGGACTCCAAGCCCGTGGACGCGCTGCTGTCGGAGATGCAGTCGATGCGGCAGCACATCGCCGTCGTCGTCGACGAGTACGGCGGAACCGCAGGCCTGGTGACGATCGAGGACGTGCTCGAGGAGATCGTGGGCGAGATCACCGACGAGTACGACGAGGAGGAGATCGACGTCGAGGTGCTCGACGAGGGCGTGGCCGCCCGTGTCTCGTCCCGATACCCGGTCGACGACCTCGACGAGCTCTTCGGCTTCCAGGTCGACGAGGAGGACGTCGACAGCGTGGGCGGCCTGATGGCCAAGCACCTCGGGCGGGTGCCCATCCCCGGCTCCTCGGTCGAGGCCCACGGCCTGGTGTTCGAGGCCGAGGAGACGGCTGGTCGACGCAACAAGGTCGGCACCGTGCTGATCCGACGACTCGCGCCGGTGGTGCCGGAGGCGGGGGAGGGAGACCTCGATGAGTGACCTTTCCGCCGAGGACGCGAAGCTGGTGACGCTGGCCCGCGCCACCCGGACCCGGGCCGGGGCCGCGGAGGGCGCCGCGCTCCGGGACGCCGACGGTCGCACCTACGCCGGCGCGACGGTCGACCTGCCCTCGCTGCACGTCTCGGCGGTGGGGGCCTGCGTCGCCATGGCGGTGGCGGCTGGTGTCCGCGGCGTGGAGGCCGTGGTGGTGCTGACCGAGCAGGATGAGGTGCCACGGGCCGATCGGGCTGTGCTCGCCGAGCTCGGTGGCGCCGGGGTCACGGTGCACCGCGGCGAGCCCCGGGGCACGGTGCTGGAGTCCTTCCGGACCTGAGCCTCGGGTAAAGACTTCGACGGGTTGACGGATACCTTGACCGAAATCGACCGCGCTCGGTCACAATCTGTCCATGGACGTTGTCGAAGCTGCGATTCTCCGGGAGATCGACCCCGCTGAGCTGGGCGGTCGTATCCGTGCTGCGCGTGTTGCCAAGGGCTGGACCCAGACCGACCTGGCGGGCGATCTCGTCTCCGTCGGCTACGTGTCACGCCTCGAGTCCGGCCAGCGCCGGCCCAACGCCGAGGTGCTCTCCGGGCTGGCTGCCCGGCTCGGGCTGCCCGTCGACCAGCTGCTGCGCGGCGCCAGCGCGCGCGAGCACGACGAGATCCGGCTGGAGCTCGACCTGGCGGAGTTCGCGTTCGAGAACGGCGAGGCCATCGAGGCCGAGTCGCGCGCACGCCACGCCATCGACCGCGCGACGTCGGCGTCCCTCCACGACCTCGTGGAGCGCGGGCGCTTCCTGGTCGCCCGGACGCTGGAGCAGCAGGGCGCCATCGACGAGGCGATCCTGCAGCTCGAGCCGCTGGTCACCGCCCCCGAGGGCGGCATCCTCAAGATCCAGGCCGCCATCGCGCTGAGCCGCTGCTACCGCGAGTCCGGCGACCTCGGGCTGGCGATCGAGACCGGGGAGCGGGTGCTCGAGAAGCTGTCGGGGACGCCGCTCGACAGCGCCGACGAGTCCGTGCAGCTCGCCGTCACCCTGGCCGCCGCCTACTCGGAGCGGGGCGACGTGGGCCAGGCGGTGCGCACCTGCCGCCGGGCCATCGACAAGGCCGAGACGCTGCAGTCACCCAAGGCCCGGGCCTCCGCCTACTGGAACGCCTGCATCCTGGAGACCAAGCAGGGCCGGATCCGCGAGGCCGTCCCCCTCGCCGAGCGCGCGCTCGCCCTCCTGTCGGAGGGTCGCGACGGGCGCAACCTCGCCCGGCTGCGGACCGAGCTCGCCGACATGCAGCTGCGGCTCGACCCCCCCAACGTGGAGGCGGCCCACGAGCAGCTGGCCAAGGCGGCGGTGGAGCTCCACACCTCCAGCGGCGGCGCCATCGACTTCGCGCGTCACAGCCTCTCGCGTGCCCGGGCCCTGCTGCTCGAGGGAAAGTACGACGAGGCGCGCCAGCTCGCCGCGGAGATCAACGAGGCCGTCGGTTCACGTGCGCCCATGCTGGCCGCGGACGCTCTCGCGGTGGTGGGTCAGGCCTGGGGCGGAGGCGGCAACTTCGCCGAGGCCGGCAACGCCTACCGCCAGGCAGTGCTGGTGCTGACCGGCGTGGGATCCGACCGCGAGGCGGCCGAGCTGTGGTTCGAGCTGGCCGGCCTGCTCGAGGGAGTCGGCGACATGGAGTCCGCCCGCTCCGCCTACCGCAGCGCCGCTGCCTCCGCCGGACTGCGCAGCCGGCCGGTGGTGCGCCTCGACGTGGAGTCGCGGCAGGAGATCTGAGAGCGCGCGTCCTCCTTGCGGACGCACGAAGCGGGGCCGGAGGTCTTCCTCCGGCCCCGCTTGTGTGCTCAGGGGCTGCGTGGGTCGACAGCCCTGCAGCTGGTCAGCAGCACCAGTTGTTGGTCCTGGTGTTCGACGACTTGCCGGCCTCGGCGGTGGTGGCCACGCCGGCGGTGCCGAGGGTGGCCGCCAGGGTGGTGACGAGGGCGGCGATGACGAGCTTGACCTTGCGGTTCATGACGGTCTCCTGAGGGTGTGGGTGGGTTGTGGCCGACGGACACCCGAGACAGAGCTCCGTCTTCAGCGGCTGGTCAGCAGCACCGGTGGGTGTCCTTCTCGCGGATGGTCGTGTCCTGCCGGCGTCGGCCTGGCGACGCCGGCGCACCCGAGAGTGGCGGCGTGGCGAGGGCGCTCATCAGATGCCCTGCCTCCCAGCCATGCTAGGTCCGCTGCCGTGGTGCTCGTGGGAAAACTGGTGATTTCTGTTCCCCGTGAGGCGGCTCCGGCCGAGCCGTTGCCACCCGGGTCCTAGCAGCACCAGTTGTTGCCACGGGTGATGGAGGACTTGCCGGCCTCGGCGGTGGTGGCGATGCCGGCGGTGCCGAGGGTGGCCGCGAGGGTGGTGACGAGGGCGGCGATGACGAGCTTGGCCTGACGGGTCATGTCGATCTCCTGGTGCTGTGGTGGGTGTCGTGCGTGTGGTGAACCGGGCCCCGAGAGAGGACGAACCTGCGTGTCAGGTCAGCAGCACCAGTTGTTGCCACGGGTGATGGAGGACTTGCCGGCCTCGGCGGTGGTGGCGATGCCGGCGGTGCCGAGGGTGGCCGCGAGGGTGGTGACGAGGGCGGCGATGACGAGCTTGGCCTGACGAGTCATGTCGATCTCCTGGTGCTGGTGGTGGGTATGCGCCTGATGTGCTCAGGATGGGGACTCGGAGGCAAATTGGGAAGAGGGCACGCGCAGGATTTTCCCTGTCACAGGGGCGCCGACCGGCGTGATTCACGCTCAGAATCGAGGGTCGAGCCCGGCATAGACCATCTCCGGGAAGTGGGTGCGGAATCCGGGGCGGTGTGTAAACTGGGGTCACAGGCAGGTGGCAAATCCCCCTTTTGCCCACGCCGGCCTGATTGGCGGGAGTGCCACCCACCCCCGGAACCCCGCCGAGCAACGGTGCCGCCCAACAGGCACGGAGGCTCCCCGCACTCGGTACGGGGAGCCTCTCTCGTTCCCGGACTTCCACCCGTTCCGGCCGCCGCTTCGGAGTAGCGTGGTGCCCGTGACCCTGGTCGGTCCCCACCTCCACGACCTCGCGGTGTCGCGGCTGCGGCGCTCCTACGCCGCGCTGCCGCAGGGTGAGCAGGTACGACTCGCCAAGGGCACGACGAACCTGTTCCGGCAACGGCAAAATCTGGCCGGTGGTCTAGACGTGTCGGGCCTCCGCGGGGTCGTCTCCCTCGACATCGAGGCCGCGACGGTCGACGTCCAGGGCATGTGCACCTACGAGGACCTGGTCGCCGCGACCCTGCCCCACGGGCTGGTCCCGTGCGTCGTTCCGCAGCTGCGCACGATCACGGTCGGGGGTGCCGTCAGCGGGCTCGGGATCGAGTCCACGAGCTTTCGGCGCGGGCTGCCCCACGAGACGGTGCTCGAGATGGACGTGTTCACCGGGGCTGGTGAGGTGGTGACCACCCGTCCGGGCGAGGAGCTCTTCGACACCTTCCCCAACTCCTACGGATCCCTCGGCTACGCGACCCGGCTGCGGCTCCTGCTCGAGCGGGTCCCGGGCCGGGTCTCCCTCCGGCACCTCGACGTGGACGACCCCGGTCTGCTGGCGAAGACCATCGGCCTCGTGGTCGAGACGGGCGAGCACGACGGCGTTCGGGTCGACGGGCTCGACGGGGTCTCGTTCGCGCCGGACCGGCACCGGCTGACCCTCGCCACCTGGAGCGACGAGGCGGGTCCCACCAGCGACTACACCGGGCAGCAGGTCTACTACCGGTCGGTGGCGGAGCGCGACCGCGACCTGCTGACCATGCACGACTACCTGTGGCGCTGGGACACCGACTGGTTCTGGTGCTCGCGCGCCTTCGGCGCCCAGCACCCGGTGCTGCGTCGGCTGTGGCCGCGCCGGTGGCGCCGCTCCGACGTCTACATGCGGCTGCTGGCCCTCGACCGGCGCTTCCAGGTCGCCGACCGGCTCGACCGTCGGGCCGGCCGGCCACAGCGCGAACGGGTCATCCAGGACGTCGAGGTGCCGCTCGAGGGGCTCCCGGAGTTCCTCACCTGGTTCGACGCCGAGGTCGGCATGCGACCGGTCTGGCTGTGCCCGCTCGTGACCAGCCGGGACTGGCCCACCTACCCCCTGGAGCCCGGACGCTGCTACGTCAACGTCGGGTTCTGGGGCACCGTCCACGTCGGACCGACCGCCCCGGAGGCGCCCCGCAACCGTGCCGTCGAGACGAAGGTCCTCGAGCTCGGCGGCCACAAGAGCCTCTACTCTGACGCCTTCTACGACCGGGAGACCTTCGACCGGCTCTACGGCGGCGACCACCTCGCCGCCGTCAAGCGCCGCCACGACCCCGACGACCGGCTGCCCACGCTCTACGACAAGGCGGTGCTGCGACGATGACCACGGCACGGATGACGATCGCCGAGGCGGTGACCTCCCTCCTGCGCGACGGCATGCCAGTCCGGTTCGAGGCCTACGACGGCAGCACGGCCGGGCCCCGTGACGCCGGCATCGGTCTCGAGCTGCTCAACGAGCGCGGCCTGTCCTACCTCCTGACGGCGCCCGGCGACCTCGGCATGGCCCGGGCCTACGTCTCCGGCGACCTGGTCGTCCACGGCGTCCACCCGGGCGACCCTTATCCCGCGCTGGTCGTGCTGATGAACCACCTCCGGTTCCGCACGCCCAGCGCCCGGGAGGCCGTGACGATCGTCAAGGGGCTCGGCCTGGGCACCCTCCGCCCGCCATCCCCGCCGCCCCAGGAGTCGCTGCCGCGGTGGCGGCGCGCGGTCGAGGGACTGCGGCACTCCAAGGGTCGTGACGCCGAGGTCATCTCGCACCACTACGACGTCTCCAACCGGTTCTACGAGATGGTGCTGGGTCCCTCGATGACCTACACCTGCGCCGTGTTCCCCACGCGCGAGGCGACGCTGGAGGAGGCGCAGACCGAGAAGTACGACCTGATCTGCCGCAAGCTGAACCTGCAGGCCGGCCAGCGGCTCCTCGACGTGGGGTGCGGCTGGGGCGGCATGGTGCGGCACGCCGCCCGGGAGTACGGCGTCAGGGCGCTCGGGGTCACCTTGTCGGTCCAGCAGGCATCCTGGGCCAAGGAGGCCATCGACCGCGAAGGGTTGAGCGACCTCGCCGAGGTGCGCCACCTGGACTACCGCGACGTCGTCGAGACCGGCTTCGACGCCGTCAGCTCCATCGGCCTCACCGAGCACATCGGCGTGCGCAACTACCCGGCGTACTTCTCGCACCTGCGTGACCGGCTCCGACCGCAGGGCCGGCTGCTCAACCACTGCATCACCCGCCCCCACAACCGGCGCCAGATGATCGGTTCCTTCCTCGACCGCTACGTCTTTCCCGACGGTGAGCTGACCGGTTCGGGACGGATCATCACCGAGGCGCAGGACGTCGGGCTGGAGGTCATGCACGAGGAGAACTTCCGCCTCCACTACGCGCTCACCCTGGCGGGCTGGAACCGGAACCTGCGCGACCACTGGGACGAGTGCGTCGCGGAGGTGGGCGAGGGCACCGCCCGGGTCTGGGGCCTCTACATGGCGGGGTCGCGGCTGGCCTTCGAGCGCAACCAGATCCAGCTCCACCACGTGCTGGCCACCCGCACCAGCGATGTCGGGGAGGACGGGTTCCCGCTCCGACCGCGGTGGTGACTAGCCTTGCGACGTGAGCACGCGCGCCCGGTTCCACGACGCCACCGTCGCGGCCCGGGAGCAGCTCTCCCCCCACCTGCTGCGCCTCACGCTGTCCGGGCTCCAGGACTTCGTGAGCACGGGCGTGCCCGACGAGTGGGTCGGACTCGTCGTTCCGGGGCAGTTCCAGTCGCGCTACTACACCGTGCGTGACTGGCGCGACGGACAGCTCGTCGTCGACGTCGTCGTGCACGAGGTCGGCCTGGTGACGGAGTGGGCGTCCCGGGACTGCGTCGGCGACACGGTCACGGTCAGCGACCCCAAGGGGTCCTTCGCCCTCCCGCCGGACGCCGAGTGGCTGCTCCTCGTCGGGGACCTGACGGCGCTGCCGGCGATGGCGCGCATCACGGAGGCCCTGCCGGACCTGCCGACGCGGGTCTGGGCCGAGGTCGCCGACGACCTCGACGGCTACCTGCCCGCGGGTCCCGACGTCACCTGGCTCGAGCCGCCCGCCCCGGGCAGCAGCCGACTCGCCGAGGTGGTCGAGGAGATCGACTGGCCGGCCGGTCAGGGGTACTTCTGGATGGCGGGGGAGTCCGCCCAGATGCGCGCGATCCGCAGGTTCCTCATGCGCGAGCGACAGCTGCCGTCCTCGGCGTACGACGTGATGGGCTACTGGCGCGGCGTGAAGGAGCGTCGTCCCAGGGCCGTCGACCCGGGACCCGTCTGGCGGGCCGGCAAGGCGGCGGGCAAGACCGACGAGGAGATCTGGGCCGACTACGACAGGGCACGAGATGGGCAGTGACGAGATCGGCGAGGACCCGATGAGCCAGTACGCCGGGTTCCGCAGCGGCTTCGCCTGCTTCGTGGGCCGCCCCAACGCAGGGAAGTCGACGTTGACCAACGCGCTGGTCGGCCAGAAGGTCGTCATCACCTCGGACAAGCCGCAGACCACCCGGACGGTGGTGCGGGGCATCGTCCAGCGGCCCGACGCACAGCTCGTGCTCGTGGACACCCCCGGCCTCCACCGGCCGCGGACCCTCCTCGGTGAGCGGCTCAACGACCTCGTCCGCACCACCTGGAGCGAGGTCGACGTGGTGGGCGTGTGCTTCCCGGCCGACCAGAAGATCGGACCCGGAGACCGGTTCCTGGTCGCGGAGCTCGCCAAGGTGCGGCGTACGACCAAGGTCGCGATCGCCACCAAGACCGACCTCGCCGCGCCCGACCGGATCGCTGACCACCTCCTCGACATCGCCGAGCTCGGGCGGGAGACCGGCACCGAGTGGGCCGAGATCGTCCCGGTCTCGGCCGTCGCGGGCGACCAGGTCGGTCTGCTCGCCGACCTCCTGGTCGGCCGGATGCCGGAAGGGCCGCCGCTCTACCCGGACGGGGACCTCACCGACACGCCGGAGGAGCAGCTGGTGGCCGAGCTGATCCGCGAAGTGGCCCTGGAAGGGGTCCGCGACGAGCTCCCCCACTCGATCGCTGTCGTGGTCGAGGAGATGGGCCTGCGCGAGGACCGCCCCGACGACAAGCCGTTGCTCGACGTGCACGCCAACCTGTTCGTGGAGCGCTCGTCCCAGAAGGGGATCGTGATCGGCCACCGCGGGGCACGGCTGCGCGAGGTCGGCAGTCGGGCGCGTGGGCAGATCGAGGCCCTGCTCGGCACCCCGGTCTACCTCGACCTCCACGTCAAGGTCGCCAAGGACTGGCAGCGCGACCCCCGGCAGCTCCGCAGGCTGGGGTTCTGAGGACGGCCGACCGGGCCGGTCAGTCCGGGATCCAGCACAGGCCCCACGTCTGGCCGGCCCGCCACTGGTCGGCGGTCGGCCACTCGTAGCCCCATTGGAAGTCGAGCGGGTCGTCCGCCGCCGCCTCGCCGGCGGCACGGCACGGGTCCTCACCGGCCGATCGCGCCCGAGCGACGCCCGGGTAGTCGCCGGACCCCAGACCCACGGTGCGGATCGCCCGCCACGTGTGGTCCCGGTCGCACACGACGCGCTGGAAGCCCCGGGTTCCGGGCTCCGCCGTGCCGCACACGCCGTACCGGTCACGTCCTGTCGCGGTGTCGAGCGCTCCGCGCAGCGACCCGGTCGTGGCCAGCAGGTCGCGCGCGCCGGCCAGCACGACCGCGTCGCACCGGAACCACGCGGCGCCGGCGTCCGACTGGCGCACCGTCGGGGTGAACCAGACCGCGCGCAGCATGCTGAGGCGCCGTTGCTCCTCGGTCCCACCCACGAACCGGGCCAGCAGCCGCGGACAGGCCATCGACACCTGCCGCTCGATCCGCGCAGAGTCGACGGCGAGCAGATGACCCCCGACCACGGAGTCGAGATCGCCGACGCGGAAGGTCTCGGCCGTGTGCTCGCGCCGGCACGGGACCTCGTTCCTGCCGGCCGAGGGAGAGACG
The genomic region above belongs to Nocardioides coralli and contains:
- a CDS encoding class I SAM-dependent methyltransferase — its product is MTTARMTIAEAVTSLLRDGMPVRFEAYDGSTAGPRDAGIGLELLNERGLSYLLTAPGDLGMARAYVSGDLVVHGVHPGDPYPALVVLMNHLRFRTPSAREAVTIVKGLGLGTLRPPSPPPQESLPRWRRAVEGLRHSKGRDAEVISHHYDVSNRFYEMVLGPSMTYTCAVFPTREATLEEAQTEKYDLICRKLNLQAGQRLLDVGCGWGGMVRHAAREYGVRALGVTLSVQQASWAKEAIDREGLSDLAEVRHLDYRDVVETGFDAVSSIGLTEHIGVRNYPAYFSHLRDRLRPQGRLLNHCITRPHNRRQMIGSFLDRYVFPDGELTGSGRIITEAQDVGLEVMHEENFRLHYALTLAGWNRNLRDHWDECVAEVGEGTARVWGLYMAGSRLAFERNQIQLHHVLATRTSDVGEDGFPLRPRW
- the era gene encoding GTPase Era yields the protein MGSDEIGEDPMSQYAGFRSGFACFVGRPNAGKSTLTNALVGQKVVITSDKPQTTRTVVRGIVQRPDAQLVLVDTPGLHRPRTLLGERLNDLVRTTWSEVDVVGVCFPADQKIGPGDRFLVAELAKVRRTTKVAIATKTDLAAPDRIADHLLDIAELGRETGTEWAEIVPVSAVAGDQVGLLADLLVGRMPEGPPLYPDGDLTDTPEEQLVAELIREVALEGVRDELPHSIAVVVEEMGLREDRPDDKPLLDVHANLFVERSSQKGIVIGHRGARLREVGSRARGQIEALLGTPVYLDLHVKVAKDWQRDPRQLRRLGF
- a CDS encoding septum formation family protein, whose protein sequence is MIRRLAALAAVVALTGCSGEAADPGRQPAAPASSAVVSPTPSPPPTASPAPRPRVGSCRRLSYAAAVSPSAGRNEVPCRREHTAETFRVGDLDSVVGGHLLAVDSARIERQVSMACPRLLARFVGGTEEQRRLSMLRAVWFTPTVRQSDAGAAWFRCDAVVLAGARDLLATTGSLRGALDTATGRDRYGVCGTAEPGTRGFQRVVCDRDHTWRAIRTVGLGSGDYPGVARARSAGEDPCRAAGEAAADDPLDFQWGYEWPTADQWRAGQTWGLCWIPD
- a CDS encoding siderophore-interacting protein, which produces MSTRARFHDATVAAREQLSPHLLRLTLSGLQDFVSTGVPDEWVGLVVPGQFQSRYYTVRDWRDGQLVVDVVVHEVGLVTEWASRDCVGDTVTVSDPKGSFALPPDAEWLLLVGDLTALPAMARITEALPDLPTRVWAEVADDLDGYLPAGPDVTWLEPPAPGSSRLAEVVEEIDWPAGQGYFWMAGESAQMRAIRRFLMRERQLPSSAYDVMGYWRGVKERRPRAVDPGPVWRAGKAAGKTDEEIWADYDRARDGQ